TCACGCTGACGCCGGCCGCTTGCCAGGCCATCAAGGAGGCGATGGCTGCCCAGAAGCTGACGCACCTCCGCGTGGGCGTGGTCCCCGGCGGCTGCAGCGGCTTCAACTACGACCTCGAGCTCGTCAACGACACCAAGGCCAACGACCTCGTCTTCAGCCAGGACGGCGTGAACGTGGTCGTGGACCCGATGAGCGCCCAGTACCTGAAGGGCGTCTCCATCGACTTCGTCACCGGCCTCCAGGGCTCGGGCTTCAAGTTCAGCAACCCCAACGCGCGCAGCACCTGCGGCTGCGGCAGCTCGTTCTCGGCGTAAGAAGCGTCGTCGCGAGCGGCAACCTCGAGGGCCCCGGGCAACCGGCGGCCCTCGATGTGCTTTTCGGCGGCGATCGCAAAGGTCGTTTGGCGGCCTGAGCCGCTTGGGAGCAGGCGCAGTTTCCACCTAGAATCGAGGGCATGGCATCGCCGGACGGCCGAGCGCCGCCCATGCCCTCTGCCCCCGCGGACAAGCCCGGGGAAGTGCTGGCCCCGTCGGAAGACGAGGGCACGGCCAAGAATGATCTGTCCGGGTTCCGGAAGGAGCGCGCCGAAGCGGGCCTGAGCAGCCAGCCCACGCCGCGGCGGCCCACCTCCGGCGTCCCTGCGCAGCGCGATCCGGACACGGCGGCCAACGCCCAGGTGCGGCCGAGA
The Deltaproteobacteria bacterium DNA segment above includes these coding regions:
- a CDS encoding iron-sulfur cluster assembly accessory protein — protein: MENSTTPATPASDKAQTPAAEPVITLTPAACQAIKEAMAAQKLTHLRVGVVPGGCSGFNYDLELVNDTKANDLVFSQDGVNVVVDPMSAQYLKGVSIDFVTGLQGSGFKFSNPNARSTCGCGSSFSA